Proteins found in one Maridesulfovibrio sp. genomic segment:
- a CDS encoding helix-turn-helix domain-containing protein: MARHQEFETDEALHQAMKVFWRKGYEATSINDLLKATNLSKSSLYATFGGKRDLFLAAFDSYRDARKSEAIKILNQTPARKGIEQFYKMILEGAKADEFSNGCMSINQAVEMAPHDEDVRVRVKQDFQLMEKFLTQTIEQGRLDGSVKGRKTARELSRILVVAFPGLQVMVRAKCDQERLDEALQLVLSLLDEE, from the coding sequence TTGGCTAGACATCAAGAATTTGAAACAGACGAAGCATTGCATCAAGCTATGAAAGTTTTTTGGCGCAAAGGATACGAAGCTACGTCTATCAATGATTTACTTAAAGCTACAAATTTAAGTAAAAGCAGTCTTTATGCTACATTTGGAGGAAAACGCGATCTTTTTCTCGCCGCGTTTGACTCATATCGTGATGCTCGCAAATCAGAAGCGATCAAAATTCTAAATCAAACTCCTGCTCGAAAAGGAATCGAACAATTTTACAAAATGATTCTCGAAGGAGCTAAAGCTGACGAATTTTCCAATGGATGTATGAGCATTAACCAAGCCGTTGAAATGGCTCCCCATGACGAAGACGTTCGAGTTAGAGTGAAGCAGGATTTCCAGTTAATGGAAAAATTTCTAACCCAAACTATTGAACAGGGGAGATTGGATGGATCTGTAAAAGGACGAAAGACGGCAAGGGAGCTTTCACGTATTTTAGTTGTCGCTTTTCCCGGACTACAAGTTATGGTTCGAGCAAAATGTGATCAGGAAAGACTGGACGAAGCTCTTCAACTGGTACTTTCTCTTCTTGATGAAGAATAA
- a CDS encoding phosphatidylserine decarboxylase family protein codes for MKSPSIGISLEGYPSIGLTGLSAIIFAILDWQTLAIISLLLCWFSVGFFRNPERVIPQEKDIAVSPADGKIIRMTKRLDPMTGHERECISIFMNIFQVHVNRAPVQGKIESIKYWPGKYLNASLDKASTDNERCGYLITDENKDIWSMVQIAGLIARRIVCYTTEGDTVSRGQRYGLIRFGSCVELYLPPSYTPTVKIGDYVTGGQDIIARARK; via the coding sequence ATGAAATCTCCAAGTATAGGAATAAGCCTTGAAGGATATCCAAGTATTGGATTGACAGGACTAAGTGCTATAATATTTGCAATTCTAGACTGGCAAACTCTTGCAATTATCTCGTTATTACTTTGCTGGTTTTCGGTCGGGTTCTTCCGCAATCCTGAACGTGTAATCCCTCAAGAAAAAGATATAGCTGTCAGCCCTGCCGATGGAAAAATCATCCGTATGACCAAGCGTCTCGACCCCATGACTGGTCATGAGCGGGAGTGCATAAGTATTTTTATGAATATATTCCAAGTTCACGTGAATCGTGCCCCGGTTCAGGGGAAAATCGAATCTATCAAATACTGGCCAGGTAAGTATCTCAATGCTTCACTGGACAAAGCCAGTACGGATAACGAACGTTGCGGATATTTGATTACTGACGAGAATAAAGACATTTGGAGTATGGTTCAAATTGCAGGACTAATCGCAAGACGAATTGTCTGCTACACAACTGAAGGAGACACGGTAAGCCGAGGACAGCGATATGGTCTAATACGCTTTGGCTCATGTGTAGAGCTGTATTTACCACCGTCATACACGCCTACAGTAAAAATAGGAGACTATGTCACCGGCGGACAAGACATAATCGCAAGAGCAAGAAAATAA
- a CDS encoding AsnC family transcriptional regulator: MNQLCTEFDEIDLQILDIIQTDFPLCSRPYAEIGTRLGLAEGEVLSRVNVLREDGTIRRIGANFDACELGWVSTLCTATVPENMMDTFISCVNSQSGVTHNYLRSNEFNIWFTLTSPSREDEAAALKLITKQTGIKILNLPASRLFKVRVDFKMGSKK; this comes from the coding sequence ATGAATCAATTATGTACCGAATTTGATGAAATCGATCTCCAAATTTTGGACATCATTCAGACTGATTTCCCTTTATGTTCACGCCCATATGCCGAAATCGGCACACGACTTGGACTGGCTGAAGGCGAAGTACTATCAAGAGTGAATGTTTTACGCGAAGACGGCACGATTAGACGAATTGGCGCAAATTTTGACGCATGCGAGCTGGGCTGGGTTTCAACACTTTGCACAGCCACTGTCCCTGAAAATATGATGGATACATTTATTTCATGTGTTAACTCACAGTCAGGAGTTACACACAACTACCTACGTTCTAATGAATTTAATATTTGGTTCACGCTTACTTCTCCTTCAAGAGAAGATGAAGCTGCGGCGCTGAAGCTGATAACAAAACAAACAGGCATAAAAATATTAAACTTACCGGCAAGTCGGCTATTTAAAGTTCGTGTAGACTTCAAAATGGGATCAAAAAAATAA